Proteins encoded in a region of the Phalacrocorax carbo chromosome 17, bPhaCar2.1, whole genome shotgun sequence genome:
- the BLTP2 gene encoding bridge-like lipid transfer protein family member 2, with the protein MPPLPALLLGLVVVALLAGLLARWLACRLAVTWCRQKLHAELKIGSFGFFWAQNVSLKFQREQQTVEIDNIWISSKLSRELPRYFELCFGEVRIRTDLQKGPVFQPSVPEAPREANGNESRADLTLKPSLLRLLSQLFSIHMDSINIIVLHVATSESLWHIQATKTRLLLNGDGKSLACEVSLAKVNSKVLRSSQLDDTCLAELALALSLSLEISSKRRLAGVRLRVWTLQTELHEGLFGSPLLHRVTAGAQRSGVGEQPSPGLGEPLESPSLLSRDTLQLIPRRVEVKLENTSMVLSMNSQKRHLTWSLKLLQFLYQREEEQIPLRNFTPTSDLDQMSVDLQLEDGLLLSQSRQRIVCLNSLKTSLQVTAIDLSAAVLLNTCIIHYRHQEFSHWLGLLAQEYRCRAVPVPSQGHKGRSYPQIIAPIILCASLSNVNVSVQLGDTPPFALGFNSISADYQHLRPQSVHQRVVLAVDHLCWRVGNDSHIQRAPHPPNMHVWGEALILDSFNLQGSYNQPLGTSSAQSDTLFLDCTIRGLQVESSDTCTECLARVLPLFCPRSGGAELAKQPPSASSEPWGLLWKVDLKVEDVNLFTLSALVGALELRLDTLTILGSAESSTVSVQGMVLALVKSITEKMQPCCKAPAIPNPVANLSMLSVTYHSSIRSLEVQCGEGLAVLWSPPDHMHLYHHTLATLQCREALQSALGHRTPHSLPPESPTTHPASPTETLEPLQPDGTPPKRLLSLSLELSSAKLTAFVSEANYISLAAERTSVSWHGGALHGYCPELAAGFDGHSIFSFKEVEVKLLPELEEVILHRCAFPTLRTLRNRGWAFSFASVTIEFPYQYDFSRTLDAAVGVQKWLKGLHRRGRPASTALPPDLLLKVTHFSWVFLDDVFEVKLRDNYELMKDESKESAKRLQLLDAKVAALRKQHGELLPARKIEELYASLEKKNIEIYIQRSRRLYANTPMRRALLTWTLAHLELVAMADESFHGTERVLEQMRDLDGVSPFPPEGLEMVTQWCRMMKGRVGSFFVRIRDYPRYLFEIRNWQLSGRLIGAEQCGQACSRRRQVLKLGLPWGDATVERNMPPLKFYHDFHSEISQYTIVWGPCWDPAWTLIGQCVDLLTKPSEDPSAPLPWWDKSRLLFHGDWHMDIEQANLHQLATEDPYNTTENMHWEWSHLSFHWKPGQFVFKGNLDINVRTASKYDDCCFLHLPNLCMTLDLQWLCHGNPHDHHGVVLRSPEFLPEVPVGQQYDSYRAFRSENLNLSIRMDLTRPSEEHSQPRILLYSSTLRWMQNFWATWTSVTRPICRGKLFNNMKPSKKKLGQHYKQLSYTALFPRLQVHYWASFAQQRGIQVECCQGHIFTRGTQRLIPQAGTVMRRLISEWSITQMVSDLSQVTVHLMASTCDENADHRLDTLVKKTHLLSLSSLTYQRHSNRTAEEELPLRDGDDGFHTHQLHLVDLRASWTTTNRDIAFGLYDGYKKAAVLKRNLSTEALKGLKIDTQLQAKKLKRGPLSAHSVPARVTAPIVSGRTERASSGGAYMLQKLIEETDKFVVFTEEESGASEQLCGIAACQTDDIYNRNCLIELVNCQMVLRGAETEGCVIVSAAKAQLLQCQHHPAWYGDTLKQKTSWTCLLDGMQYFATTESGPTEREHGQLWLEVKNIEEHRQRSLDSVQELMESGQAVGGMVSTTTDWNQPSEAQQTQQVQRIISRCSCRMYYISYSHDIDPELATQIKPPETPANQEKEDLLKKQEGAVDTFTLIHHDLEISTNPAQYAMILDIVNNLLLHVEPKRKEHSEKKQRVRFQLEISSNPEEQRSSILHLQEAVRQHVAQIRQLEKQMYSNVKSLQDDSKNESLLDLNHRLQQQLSQEKADLQLESEELNILIRCFKDFQLQRANKMELRKQPEDVSVARRTEFYFAQARWRLTEEDGQLGIAELELQRFLYSKVNKSDDTAEHLLELGWVTMNNLLPNAVYKVVLRPQSSCQSGRQLALRIFSKVRPPVGGISIKEHFEVNVVPLTIQLTHQFFHRMMGFFFPGRNVEEEEVGDEEDKSKLVTTGIPVKPRQLMVADDSLGPGKGVAQGLNRTSGVRRSFRKAPEHPVDDIDKMKERAAMNNSFIYIKIPQVPLCVSYKGEKNSVDWGDLNLVLPCLEYHNNTWTWLDFAMAVKRDSRKALVAQVIKEKLRLKPAAGAEARGKLENKSDGTIQQQEEDEKARLLIGLSVGEKNPSKKSIFGRRK; encoded by the exons atgccgccgctgcccgccctgcTGCTCGGCCTCGTCGTCGTCGCGCTGCTCGCCGGGCTGCTGGCGCG GTGGCTGGCATGTCGCCTGGCCGTCACCTGGTGCCGGCAGAAGCTTCACGCGGAGCTGAAGATCGGCTCCTTTGGCTTCTTCTGGGCTCAGAACGTCAGCCTCAAGTTCCAGCGGGAGCAGCAGACGGTG GAGATCGACAACATCTGGATTTCTAGCAAACTGAGCCGGGAGCTGCC GCGCTACTTTGAGCTGTGTTTTGGCGAGGTCCGGATCCGCACGGATCTCCAGAAGGGCCCTGTATTCCAGCCGTCTGTCCCGGAGGCTCCCAGAGAAGCCAATGGAAACGAGAGCAGAGCAGACCTGACCCTTAAGCCCTCCTTGCTGAGGCTCCTTAGCCAG CTCTTTTCCATCCACATGGACTCCATCAACATCATAGTTCTGCATGTGGCCACCTCAGAGTCTCTCTGGCACATCCAGGCCACCAAGACCCGTCTCCTCCTGAATGGCGATGGGAAGAG cctggCCTGCGAGGTGAGCCTGGCAAAGGTGAACAGCAAAGTGCTCCGGAGCAGCCAGCTG GATGACACTTGCCTGGCGGAGCTGGCCCTGGCGCTCTCCCTCTCGCTGGAGATCAGCAGCAAGCGGCGGCTGGCAGGCGTCAGGCTGCGCGTCTGGACCCTGCAGACGGAGCTGCACGAAGGGCTCTTCGGCAGCCCGCTGCTGCACCGCGTCACTGCCGGCGCTCAGCGCAGCGGCGTGGGggagcagcccagcccag GCCTGGGGGAACCCCTGGAGTCCCCGTCTCTGCTGAGCAGGGACACGCTGCAGCTCATCCCCAGGAGGGTGGAGGTGAAGCTGGAGAACACCAGCATGGTGCTGTCTATGAACAGCCAGAAGAG GCACCTCACCTGGAGCCTGAAGCTGCTGCAGTTTCTATATCAGCGTGAAGAGGAGCAGATCCCGCTGCGCAACTTCACACCCACCTCAGACCTGGACCAAATGAGTGTAGACCTCCAGCTGGAGG atGGCCTTCTCCTGTCCCAGAGCCGCCAGCGCATCGTGTGCCTCAACTCCCTAAAGACCAGCCTGCAG GTCACAGCCATTGACctctcagctgctgtgctgctcaaCACCTGCATCATCCACTACCGCCACCAAGAGTTTTCGCACTGGCTGGGCCTGTTGGCACAGGAATACAGGTGCCGGGCGGTGCCTGTCCCCAGCCAAGGGCACAAGGGAAG GAGTTATCCCCAAATCATAGCGCCCATCATCCTGTGTGCCTCGCTGTCCAACGTCAATGTGTCAGTGCAGCTGGGGGACACGCCACCCTTCGCCTTGGGCTTCAACTCCATCTCTGCAG ACTACCAGCACCTGCGGCCACAGAGTGTGCACCAGCGCGTGGTGCTGGCCGTGGACCACCTCTGCTGGCGCGTGGGCAACGACTCGCACATCCAGCGTGCCCCGCATCCCCCCAACATGCATGTGTGGGGAGAAGCCCTGATCCTCGACTCCTTCAACCTGCAG GGCAGCTACAACCAGCCCCTGGGCACGTCCAGCGCCCAGTCGGACACGCTTTTCCTGGACTGCACCATCCGGGGGTTGCAAGTGGAGTCGTCAGACACCTGCACCGAGTGCCTGgccagggtcctgcccctgtTCTGCCCACGGTCCGGCGGAGCTGAGCTTGCCAAGCAGCCGCCCTCTGCCTCAAGCGAGCCCTGGGGGCTGCTCTGGAAGGTGGATCTGAAGGTGGAGGACGTGAACCTTTTCACACTCTCAGCCCTGGTGG GTGCCCTGGAGCTGCGGCTGGACACGTTGACCATCCTGGGGAGTGCCGAGAGCAGCACGGTCAGCGTCCAGGGCATGGTGCTGGCCTTGGTGAAGAGCATCACGGAGAAGATGCAGCCGTGCTGCAAAGCTCCTGCCATCCCCAACCCGGTGGCCAACCTCTCCATGCTCTCAGTCACCTACCACAGCAGCATCCGCTCCCTGGAG GTGCAGTGTGGTGAGGGACTGGCCGTGCTGTGGAGCCCACCCGACCACATGCACTTGTACCATCACACCCTGGCCACCCTGCAGTGCCGCGAAGCCTTGCAGAGCGCCCTCGGCCACAGGACGCCTCATTCCCTGCCCCCAGAGAGCCCAACGACCCACCCGGCCTCCCCTACTGAGACACTGGAGCCCCTCCAGCCAgatgggaccccccccaaaagacTCCTGTCCCTGTCACTGGAGCTGAGCTCTGCCAAGCTCACAGCCTTTGTCTCCGAAGCCAACTACATCAGCCTGGCTGCTGAAAGGACCTCCGTGAGCTGGCATGGTGGTGCCCTGCATGGCTACTGCCCCGAGCTGGCCGCCGGCTTTGATGGACACAGCATCTTCAGCTTCAAGGAGGTGGAGGTGAAGCTGCTGCCGGAGCTGGAGGAGGTCATCTTGCACCGCTGCGCCTTCCCCACCCTGCGCACCCTCCGCAACCGTGGCTGGGCCTTCTCCTTTGCCAGCGTGACCATCGAGTTCCCCTACCAGTACGACTTCTCCCGCACGCTGGACGCTGCCGTGGGCGTGCAGAAGTGGCTGAAAGGTCTGCACCGGCGCGGGCGCCCTGCCAGCACAGCGCTGCCCCCCGACCTCCTGCTCAAAGTGACGCACTTCTCCTGGGTCTTCCTGGACGACGTCTTCGAGGTCAAGTTACGAGACAACTACGAGCTGATGAAGGACGAGAGCAAGGAGAGCGCCAAGCGCTTGCAGCTGCTGGATGCCAAGGTGGCCGCGCTGCGCAAGCAGCACGgcgagctgctgcctgcccgcAAGATCGAGGAGCTCTATGCCTCGCTGGAGAAGAAGAACATCGAGATCTACATCCAGCGCTCACGGCGCCTCTATGCCAACACACCCATGCGGAGGGCCCTCCTCACCTGGACACTGGCCCATCTGGAGCTGGTGGCCATGGCCGATGAGTCCTTCCATGGCACGGAGCGTGTGTTGGAGCAGATGAGGGACTTGGATGGTGTCAGTCCGTTCCCCCCCGAGGGTCTGGAGATGGTCACCCAGTGGTGCCGCATGATGAAGGGCAGAGTTGGCAGCTTCTTTG TGCGGATCCGTGACTACCCTCGCTACCTCTTTGAGATCCGGAACTGGCAGCTCTCGGGCCGGCTGATCGGAGCCGAGCAGTGCGGCCAGGCCTGCTCCCGGCGCCGCCAGGTCCTgaagctggggctgccctggggggACGCGACGGTGGAGAGGAACATGCCGCCTTTGAAGTTCTACCACGACTTCCACT CTGAGATCTCCCAGTACACCATCGTCTGGGGGCCTTGCTGGGACCCAGCCTGGACCCTGATCGGCCAGTGCGTGGATCTCCTCACCAAGCCCTCGGAGGACCCCAGTGCCCCATTGCCTTGGTGGGACAAGAGCCGCCTTCTCTTCCACGGGGACTGGCACATGGACATCGAACAGGCCAACCTGCACCAGCTGGCCACCGAG GACCCCTACAACACCACGGAGAACATGCACTGGGAGTGGAGCCACCTCTCTTTCCACTGGAAGCCCGGGCAGTTTGTCTTCAAGGGCAACCTGGACATCAACGTCCGGACAGCCTCCAA ATATGACGATTGCTGCTTCCTGCACCTGCCCAACCTGTGCATGACGCTGGACCTGCAGTGGCTGTGCCATGGGAACCCCCACGACCACCACGGCGTGGTGCTGCGCTCCCCCGAGTTCCTGCCTGAGGTGCCAGTGGGGCAGCAGTACGACTCCTACCGTGCCTTCCGCTCCGAGAACCTCAACCTCTCCATCCGGATGGACCTGACGCGACCCAGTGAGG AGCACTCCCAGCCCCGGATCCTGCTCTACAGCAGCACCCTCCGCTGGATGCAGAACTTCTGGGCCACATGGACCAGCGTGACGCGCCCCATCTGCCGCGGGAAGCTCTTCAATAACATGAAACCCAGTAAGAAGAAGCTGGGGCAGCATTACAAGCAGCTGTCTTATACCGCGCTCTTCCCCCGGCTGCAG GTGCATTACTGGGCCTCCTTCGCCCAGCAGCGGGGGATCCAGGTGGAGTGCTGCCAGGGGCACATCTTCACTCGCGGCACCCAGCGGCTCATCCCACAAG ctggCACGGTCATGCGACGCCTGATTTCGGAGTGGAGCATCACGCAGATGGTGAGCGACCTGAGCCAGGTCACTGTGCACCTCATGGCCTCCACTTGCGACGAGAACGCCGACCACCGGCTCGACACCCTGGTGAAGAAAACCCACCTGCTGAGCCTGTCCTCCCTCACCTACCAGAGGCACAGCAATCGCACGGCTGAGGAG GAGCTGCCCCTGCGTGATGGGGACGATGGTTTCCACACGCACCAGCTGCACCTGGTGGACCTGCGGGCATCCTGGACCACCACCAACCGGGACATCGCCTTCGGCCTCTACGACGGGTACAAGAAAGCAGCTGTGCTCAAGCGCAACCTGTCCACCGAGGCCTTGAAGGGGCTGAAGATCGACACGCAGCTGCAAGCCAAAAAGCTGAAGCGGGGCCCGCTTTCTGCTCACTCCGTCCCTGCCAGAGTCACCGCTCCCATCGTCAGCGGCCGTACCGAGAGAGCCTCCTCGGGGG GGGCCTACATGCTGCAGAAGCTCATTGAGGAGACAGACAAGTTCGTGGTCTTCACGGAGGAGGAGTCGGGGGCtagcgagcagctgtgtggcatCGCCGCCTGCCAAACCGACGACATCTACAACCGCAACTGCCTCATCGAGCTGGTCAACTGCCAG ATGGTGCTACGCGGCGCGGAGACGGAGGGCTGCGTGATCGTGTCCGCTGCAAAggcccagctgctgcagtgccagcaCCACCCCGCCTGGTACGGGGACACACTGAAGCAGAAGACGTCCTGGACCTGCCTGTTGGATGGCATGCAGTACTTCGCCACGACGGAGAGCGGCCCCACCGAGAGGGAGCACGGGCAGCTCTGGCTGGAG GTGAAAAATATTGAGGAGCATCGGCAACGGAGCCTGGACTCGGTGCAGGAGCTGATGGAGAGCGGGCAGGCGGTGGGGGGCATGGTCAGCACCACCACAG ACTGGAACCAGCCCTCAGAAGCCCAGCAGACCCAGCAGGTGCAGAGGATCATCTCTCGCTGCAGCTGCCGCATGTACTATATCAGCTACAGCCATGACATTGACCCTGAACTGGCTACGCAGATAAAGCCCCCTGAGACTCCCGCCAACCAGGAGAAGGAGGATCTGCTGAAAAAGCAGGAGG GAGCTGTGGACACATTCACGCTGATCCACCATGACCTGGAGATCTCCACTAACCCCGCACAGTATGCCATGATACTTGACATAGTCAACAACCTGCTGCTGCACGTGGAGCCCAAACGCAAG GAGCACAGTGAGAAGAAGCAACGGGTGCGCTTCCAGCTGGAAATCTCCAGCAACCCCGAGGAGCAGCGCAGCAGTATCCTGCACCTGCAAGAGGCCGTGAGGCAGCACGTCGCCCAGATCCGGCAGCTGGAGAAGCAGATGTACTCCAACGTGAAG TCCCTGCAGGACGACAGCAAAAATGAGAGCCTGCTCGACCTcaaccacaggctgcagcagcagctgagccagGAGAAAGCTgacctgcagctggagagcGAGGAGCTGAACATACTGATCAG gtGCTTCAAGGACTTCCAGCTGCAGCGAGCCAACAAGATGGAGCTGCGAAAGCAGCCAGAAGACGTGAGCGTGGCGCGGCGGACTGAGTTCTACTTCGCCCAGGCACGCTGGCGCCTGACCGAGGAGGATGGGCAGCTGGGCATAGCTGAGCTGGAGCTCCAACGCTTCCTCTACAGCAAG GTCAACAAGTCCGACGACACGGCCGAACATCTGCTGGAACTGGGCTGGGTCACGATGAACAACCTCCTGCCCAATGCTGTGTACAAG GTGGTGTTGCGTCCCCAGAGCTCCTGCCAGTCCGGCCGGCAGCTGGCACTGAGGATCTTCAGCAAGGTCCGGCCACCCGTGGGGGGAATCTCCATCAAGGAGCACTTTGAG GTGAACGTGGTGCCCCTCACCATCCAGCTCACCCACCAGTTCTTCCACAGGATGATGGGTTTCTTCTTCCCCGGCCGCaatgtggaggaggaggaggtgggggatGAGGAAGACAAGTCCAAGCTGGTGACGACAG GGATCCCTGTGAAGCCGCGGCAGCTGATGGTGGCCGATGACTCGCTGGGCCCAGGGAAGGGAGTCGCTCAAGGACTGAATCGGACGTCAGGGGTCAGGAGATCATTCCGAAAAGCACCTGAG caTCCCGTGGATGACATCGACAAGATGAAGGAGCGCGCGGCCATGAACAACTCCTTCATCTACATCAAGATCCCACAGGTGCCGCTCTGCGTCAGCTACAAG GGCGAGAAGAACAGCGTGGACTGGGGCGACCTGAACCTGGTGCTGCCGTGCCTGGAGTACCACAACAACACGTGGACGTGGCTGGACTTCGCCATGGCGGTGAAGAGGGACAGCCGCAAAGCCTTGGTGGCACAG GTGATCAAAGAGAAGCTACGCCTGAAGCCGGCGGCGGGTGCAGAGGCCCGGGGGAAGCTGGAGAACAAATCGGACGGGACcatccagcagcaggaggaggatgagaaGGCGCGTCTGCTCATCGGGCTGAGTGTGGGTGAGAAGAACCCCAGCAAGAAATCGATCTTCGGCAGGCGCAAATGA
- the SDF2 gene encoding stromal cell-derived factor 2 has product MVPVVPVPLLALVLALGAAVHGGPGPVTCGSVVKLLNVRHNVRLHSHDVRYGSGSGQQSVTGVSAADDGNSYWRVRGRTAGACERGRPVRCGQAIRLTHLGTGRNLHSHRFASPLSGNQEVSAFGEAGEGDYLDDWTVVCSGTYWVRDSEVRFQHASTDVFLSVTGEQYGRPIHGQKEVHGMAASSQNNYWKVMEGIFMQPSEVFKAEQYHAEL; this is encoded by the exons ATGGTGCCGGTGGTGCCGGTGCCGCTGTTGGCGCTGGTGCTGGCGCTGGGCGCGGCGGtgcacggcggccccgggcccgtCACCTGCGGCTCTGTGGTGAAACTGCTCAATGTGCGGCACAACGTCCGCCTGCACTCGCACGACGTGCGCTACGGCTCCG GCAGCGGGCAGCAGTCGGTGACCGGGGTGTCGGCGGCGGATGACGGGAACAGCTACTGGCGGGTGCGGGGCCGCACGGCAGGCGCCTGCGAGCGGGGCCGGCCGGTGCGCTGCGGGCAGGCCATCCGCCTCACCCACCTGGGCACCGGCCGCAACCTCCACAGCCACCGCTTCGCCTCCCCGCTCTCCGGCAACCAG GAGGTGAGTGCATTCGGGGAGGCCGGCGAGGGCGACTACCTGGATGACTGGACAGTGGTGTGCAGCGGGACCTACTGGGTGCGGGACAGCGAGGTGCGCTTCCAGCACGCCTCCACTGACGTCTTCCTCTCGGTGACGGGGGAGCAGTACGGGCGGCCCATCCACGGGCAGAAGGAGGTGCATGGCATGGCCGCCTCCAGCCAGAATAACTACTGGAAGGTGATGGAAGGTATCTTCATGCAGCCCAGCGAGGTCTTCAAAGCGGAGCAGTACCATGCTGAGTTGTGA